A region of Mycolicibacterium brumae DNA encodes the following proteins:
- a CDS encoding DUF7155 family protein — MSTWTSARLLGVAAVSAAAVLGPVAVAASTGSDAVITEAAPGKNCLAWLGARGTGTCISWSNGSPVNVGTPGVGLGNGGIYSGPLAPGSSFSGTIPMG, encoded by the coding sequence ATGAGCACCTGGACAAGCGCGCGGCTGTTGGGCGTCGCCGCGGTCTCTGCTGCCGCCGTGCTCGGCCCCGTCGCGGTCGCCGCCTCCACCGGCTCGGACGCCGTCATCACCGAGGCCGCCCCCGGCAAGAACTGCCTGGCCTGGCTGGGCGCCCGCGGCACCGGGACGTGCATCTCCTGGTCGAACGGCAGCCCGGTCAACGTCGGCACCCCCGGTGTCGGACTGGGCAACGGCGGCATCTACAGCGGTCCGCTGGCGCCCGGTAGTTCGTTCAGCGGCACCATTCCGATGGGATAG
- a CDS encoding acyl-CoA dehydrogenase: protein MDSIAQHLQNTLDGRWRDVKNRVRAELETEVFRPHYTPNIAIARAKVAEQMRLLAAAGASEDGFGKGYGGAGEVGAAITQIEMLAMSDLSLMVKAGVQWGLFGGAVENLGTERHHEAYVRKIIDLELLGCFAMTETGHGSDVQSLETTATYDPETQEFVINSPTPSSRKDYIGGAAESARVAAVFAQLITPDGQGHGVHALVVPIRDDNGEDLPGVTTSDCHYKGGLPGVDNGRIMFDHVRVPRENLLNRYADVAPDGTYSSPIENPNRRFFTMLGTLIRGRVTVGGSAAAAARVALDIATRYALQRRQFEAPGGDEEILIMDYLAHQRRLFPLIAKSYALQFAQNELVTKCHELQTSDDPDPEEQRELEARAAGLKAANTWHATRAIQESREACGGAGYMADNRLVALKADTDVFTTFEGDNVVLTQLVAKELLTAYADDIKSMSPVGWVRFAANFAGERVLKRTAAETIMQTILDTRQDNEEEGSLFNRGTQMQMFEDREEYTLSSVARRLQGKSKEMSEFEAFNAVQDHVLHAAKAHIDRIIMEAFVAGIDSCPDPEARRVLELVCDLYALCAIEEDKAWFIEHRFLSTERAKAVTRGINERCRTLRPYAQTLVDGFGVPEQCRNAEMLHSAGV from the coding sequence ATGGACTCCATTGCCCAGCATCTGCAGAACACTCTCGACGGTCGCTGGCGCGACGTGAAGAACCGGGTTCGCGCCGAACTCGAAACCGAGGTCTTCCGACCGCACTACACCCCGAACATCGCCATCGCCCGCGCGAAGGTCGCCGAACAGATGCGGTTGCTGGCGGCCGCCGGCGCGTCCGAGGACGGATTCGGCAAGGGCTACGGCGGCGCCGGCGAGGTCGGCGCCGCGATCACCCAGATCGAGATGCTCGCGATGAGCGACCTGTCGCTGATGGTCAAGGCCGGCGTGCAGTGGGGCCTGTTCGGCGGCGCCGTGGAGAACCTGGGCACCGAACGTCACCACGAGGCCTACGTCCGCAAGATCATCGACCTGGAATTGCTGGGCTGCTTCGCCATGACCGAGACCGGGCACGGCAGCGACGTCCAGTCGCTGGAGACCACCGCGACCTACGACCCGGAGACCCAGGAATTCGTCATCAATTCCCCGACGCCGTCCTCGCGCAAGGACTACATCGGCGGCGCCGCCGAATCCGCCCGGGTGGCAGCGGTTTTCGCGCAGCTCATCACCCCGGACGGCCAGGGTCACGGAGTGCACGCGCTGGTGGTCCCGATCCGCGACGACAACGGCGAGGACCTGCCCGGCGTCACCACCTCGGACTGTCACTACAAGGGTGGGCTGCCCGGCGTGGACAACGGCCGGATCATGTTCGACCACGTCCGGGTGCCGCGGGAGAACCTGCTCAACCGCTACGCCGACGTGGCGCCCGACGGGACCTACAGCTCGCCGATCGAGAACCCGAACCGCCGGTTCTTCACCATGCTGGGCACCCTGATCCGCGGGCGGGTCACTGTCGGTGGCAGCGCGGCCGCCGCCGCACGGGTGGCGCTGGACATCGCCACCCGGTATGCGTTGCAGCGCAGGCAGTTTGAAGCCCCCGGCGGCGACGAGGAGATCCTCATCATGGATTACCTGGCGCACCAGCGCCGGCTCTTCCCGCTGATCGCCAAGTCCTACGCGCTGCAGTTCGCGCAGAACGAATTGGTCACCAAGTGCCACGAGCTGCAGACCTCCGACGACCCGGACCCGGAAGAGCAGCGCGAGCTGGAGGCGCGCGCCGCCGGGCTCAAGGCCGCCAACACCTGGCACGCCACCCGAGCCATCCAGGAGTCCCGCGAGGCCTGCGGCGGCGCGGGATACATGGCCGACAACCGGCTGGTCGCGCTGAAGGCCGACACCGACGTGTTCACCACCTTCGAGGGCGACAACGTGGTGCTCACCCAGTTGGTGGCCAAGGAGCTGCTCACCGCCTACGCCGACGACATCAAGAGCATGAGCCCGGTGGGCTGGGTGCGGTTCGCCGCCAACTTCGCCGGCGAGCGGGTGCTCAAGCGCACCGCGGCCGAGACGATCATGCAGACCATCCTGGACACCCGCCAGGACAACGAGGAGGAAGGCAGCCTCTTCAACCGCGGCACCCAGATGCAGATGTTCGAGGACCGCGAGGAGTACACGCTGTCCTCGGTGGCCCGCCGGTTGCAGGGCAAGTCCAAGGAGATGAGCGAGTTCGAGGCGTTCAACGCCGTGCAAGACCACGTGCTGCACGCCGCGAAGGCGCACATCGACCGGATCATCATGGAGGCGTTCGTCGCCGGCATCGACTCGTGCCCCGATCCGGAGGCGCGCCGGGTGCTGGAGCTGGTCTGCGACCTGTACGCGCTGTGCGCCATCGAGGAGGACAAGGCCTGGTTCATCGAGCACCGGTTCCTGTCCACCGAGCGCGCCAAGGCGGTCACCCGCGGCATCAACGAGCGTTGCCGCACGCTGCGCCCGTACGCGCAGACGCTGGTCGACGGCTTCGGTGTGCCCGAGCAGTGCCGCAACGCCGAGATGCTGCATTCAGCCGGCGTCTGA
- a CDS encoding type II toxin-antitoxin system VapB family antitoxin — MRTTVTIDDELLERAAELTGVRENVALLKRGLQTLIRVESARRLAALGGSDPDAASAPRRRGEPE, encoded by the coding sequence ATGCGGACGACGGTCACTATCGACGATGAATTGCTGGAGCGCGCCGCGGAACTGACCGGAGTGCGTGAGAACGTCGCGCTGCTCAAACGTGGGCTGCAGACGTTGATCCGGGTGGAGAGCGCTCGGCGCCTGGCGGCGCTGGGTGGATCCGACCCGGACGCCGCGTCGGCGCCGCGGCGGCGTGGCGAGCCGGAATGA
- a CDS encoding type II toxin-antitoxin system VapC family toxin translates to MILVDTSVWIDHLHAPDARLSARLEADDVGCHQLVIEELALGSIANRAEVLALLANLTRFPEVGHREILHITDRRRLWGRGLSAVDVHLMAAVALVAGAKLWTRDKRLGRVAAECGVTLF, encoded by the coding sequence ATGATTTTGGTCGACACCTCGGTGTGGATCGATCACCTACACGCCCCTGACGCGCGGCTATCGGCACGGCTGGAAGCCGACGATGTGGGTTGCCATCAGTTGGTGATCGAGGAACTGGCGCTCGGGTCGATCGCGAATCGGGCGGAGGTGCTGGCATTGCTGGCGAACCTGACCCGCTTCCCGGAGGTTGGCCACCGCGAGATCCTTCACATCACCGATCGGCGAAGATTGTGGGGGCGAGGCCTTAGCGCCGTGGATGTTCACTTGATGGCCGCGGTCGCATTGGTTGCCGGCGCCAAGTTGTGGACACGAGACAAGCGACTTGGACGGGTTGCGGCGGAGTGCGGCGTGACCTTGTTCTGA
- a CDS encoding LppP/LprE family lipoprotein produces the protein MRVIAAILSVITLLASGCGWSPAGPEHAGPVTCADADGPSADTVARSIAGVAPLSEGAQWTETGRGNTRDCRLYWVQIDSTDATASTPGQVLFFDHNTYLGTPTPNPKPYITVLETGQDTITIQYQWLQGNEPNCCPTGIGSVRFAIGDDGRLQALDPIPNQ, from the coding sequence ATGCGCGTCATCGCGGCGATCCTCTCGGTCATCACGCTGCTGGCCTCCGGCTGCGGCTGGAGCCCGGCCGGTCCCGAGCACGCCGGACCGGTGACCTGCGCCGACGCCGACGGCCCGTCGGCCGACACCGTCGCCCGGTCCATCGCGGGCGTCGCCCCGCTGTCCGAGGGCGCGCAGTGGACCGAAACCGGTCGCGGCAACACCCGCGACTGCCGGCTGTACTGGGTGCAGATCGACAGCACCGACGCGACGGCCTCGACACCCGGCCAGGTGCTGTTCTTCGACCACAACACCTACCTGGGCACGCCGACGCCCAACCCGAAGCCCTACATCACCGTGCTGGAGACCGGTCAGGACACCATCACCATCCAGTACCAGTGGCTGCAGGGCAACGAGCCGAACTGCTGCCCGACCGGCATTGGTTCGGTGCGTTTCGCCATCGGCGACGACGGCAGACTGCAGGCGCTCGACCCCATCCCCAATCAGTGA
- a CDS encoding ABC transporter ATP-binding protein translates to MTDYIPAAERRPQRSLLPAELAHAAVTGALCAACAVIAVVVPFAQGVSLLGMVPMGLLAYRYRVRVLIAAAFAGAAIAFLVAGLGGFMTVLNCAYIGGLTGIVKRKRRGTPTVIAASAVAGVVAGVFAVAALAVLSRLRELIFATITVNAEGTARFLEAMASAVAALDTKASDAVAAAIRAPAEPLRNLVGGALDYWPALLGGYAVIAIMGVSLIGWLLLSRVLERLRGIPDVHKLETPPPGTPGPVPVRMRDVRFRYPGADHDALAPISLDIEAGENVAITGANGSGKTTLMLILAGRDPSSGVIQRPGAVALGEAGGTAVVLQHPETQVLGTRVADDVVWGLPPGRTVDIDGLLGEVGLAGMGERSTGGLSGGELQRLAFAGALARDPQLLIADEVTSMVDQAGRDSLMDLLSGLGSRGEISVVQITHYSGEAEAADRIINLSESLDNTTMVEIASAPTDVPAAPAPTAAATVLECRDLSHTYAAGTPWAKPALRDINFSVQAGDGVLVHGGNGSGKSTLAWIMAGLTTPTSGQCLVDGLPAAQQCGQVAVAFQAARLQLMRPRVDQEVASAAGFSADDTDRVAEALATVGLDASLARRRIDQLSGGQMRRVVLAGLLARRPRVLILDEPLAGVDALNQRKLLRLLEGLRRDTGLTVIVISHDFVGLETLCPRILHLSDGVLSATPTTAGGRA, encoded by the coding sequence GTGACCGATTACATCCCGGCGGCCGAACGCCGCCCGCAGCGGTCACTTCTTCCCGCCGAACTCGCCCACGCCGCCGTCACCGGCGCACTGTGCGCGGCCTGCGCCGTGATCGCCGTCGTCGTCCCGTTCGCCCAGGGCGTCTCGCTGCTCGGCATGGTCCCGATGGGGCTGCTGGCCTACCGCTACCGGGTCCGGGTGCTGATCGCCGCGGCCTTCGCCGGCGCCGCGATCGCCTTCCTGGTCGCCGGGCTCGGCGGCTTCATGACCGTCCTGAACTGCGCCTACATCGGCGGCCTCACCGGCATCGTGAAACGCAAACGCCGCGGCACCCCCACCGTGATCGCCGCTTCCGCGGTGGCCGGAGTGGTGGCCGGCGTGTTCGCGGTCGCCGCGCTGGCCGTGCTGTCCCGACTGCGGGAACTGATCTTCGCCACCATCACCGTCAACGCCGAGGGAACGGCGCGGTTCCTGGAGGCGATGGCCTCCGCGGTCGCCGCGCTGGACACCAAAGCCTCCGACGCGGTGGCCGCCGCCATCCGCGCCCCGGCCGAACCGTTGCGCAACCTCGTCGGCGGCGCCCTGGACTACTGGCCGGCGCTGCTCGGCGGGTACGCCGTCATCGCGATCATGGGCGTGAGCCTGATCGGATGGCTGCTGCTGTCGCGGGTGCTGGAACGGCTGCGCGGCATCCCCGACGTGCACAAACTCGAAACCCCGCCGCCCGGGACGCCCGGACCGGTGCCGGTCCGGATGCGCGATGTGCGGTTCCGCTACCCGGGCGCCGACCACGACGCACTCGCCCCGATCAGCCTGGACATCGAGGCCGGCGAGAACGTCGCCATCACCGGCGCCAACGGCTCCGGCAAGACCACCTTGATGCTGATCCTGGCCGGCCGCGACCCCAGCTCCGGTGTGATCCAGCGCCCCGGCGCGGTGGCCCTCGGCGAGGCGGGCGGCACCGCGGTGGTGCTGCAGCACCCGGAGACCCAGGTGCTGGGCACCCGCGTCGCCGACGACGTGGTCTGGGGACTGCCGCCGGGACGCACCGTCGACATCGACGGGCTGCTCGGCGAGGTCGGACTGGCGGGCATGGGGGAGCGCTCCACCGGAGGGTTGTCCGGCGGCGAACTGCAGCGGCTGGCCTTCGCCGGCGCGCTGGCCCGTGATCCGCAGCTGCTGATCGCCGACGAGGTCACCTCCATGGTCGACCAGGCCGGCCGCGATTCGCTGATGGACCTGCTCTCCGGGCTCGGTTCGCGCGGGGAGATCAGCGTCGTGCAGATCACCCACTACTCCGGGGAAGCCGAGGCGGCCGACCGGATCATCAACCTCAGCGAGTCGCTGGACAACACCACCATGGTGGAGATCGCCTCCGCGCCGACCGACGTGCCCGCCGCGCCGGCGCCCACAGCCGCGGCGACGGTGCTGGAGTGCCGCGACCTCAGCCACACCTACGCCGCGGGCACCCCGTGGGCCAAGCCCGCGCTGCGCGACATCAACTTCTCGGTGCAGGCCGGCGACGGGGTGCTGGTGCACGGCGGCAACGGCTCCGGCAAGTCGACGCTGGCCTGGATCATGGCCGGGTTGACCACCCCGACCTCCGGGCAGTGCCTGGTCGACGGGTTGCCCGCCGCCCAGCAATGCGGGCAGGTCGCGGTGGCGTTCCAGGCCGCCCGGCTGCAGCTGATGCGACCGCGGGTGGACCAGGAGGTGGCCTCGGCCGCCGGTTTCTCCGCCGACGACACCGACCGGGTCGCCGAGGCGCTGGCCACCGTCGGCCTGGACGCCTCGTTGGCGCGACGACGCATCGACCAGCTCTCCGGCGGTCAGATGCGCCGGGTGGTGCTGGCCGGGTTGCTGGCGCGGCGCCCCCGGGTGCTGATCCTCGACGAGCCGCTGGCCGGCGTCGACGCGCTCAACCAGCGCAAACTGCTGCGGCTGCTCGAGGGTCTGCGTCGGGACACCGGGCTCACCGTCATCGTGATCAGCCACGACTTCGTCGGTCTGGAGACGCTGTGCCCGCGGATCCTGCATCTGAGCGACGGGGTGCTCAGCGCCACCCCGACGACGGCGGGAGGCCGGGCATGA
- a CDS encoding energy-coupling factor transporter transmembrane component T family protein: MSRTDKQRRPVVLLRPAPGDSPIHRMWAGTKLLAVFIFSVLLTFFPSWASITLVAVAVGVAIRMAGVPRGAVPSIPRFLWVLIGIGAFTAALGGGDPVLSLFGLDVALGGLLTFTRITFLAVVLLALSMMVSWTTNVADIAPAIATLGRPLRLLRIPVDEWAVTTALTLRSFPMLLDEFRVLLAARKLRPHPQSLTRRKRIRQAFFELTDLLAAATTAALRRADEMGDAITARGGAGQITASHAGPAARDWIALSVVAVVCVVSVLLF; the protein is encoded by the coding sequence ATGAGCCGCACGGACAAGCAGCGTCGGCCGGTGGTGCTGCTGCGCCCGGCGCCCGGCGATTCGCCGATCCACCGGATGTGGGCGGGCACCAAACTACTGGCCGTCTTCATCTTCTCGGTGCTGCTGACCTTCTTCCCGAGCTGGGCCTCGATCACCCTGGTGGCCGTGGCGGTCGGGGTCGCGATCCGGATGGCCGGGGTCCCCCGCGGCGCGGTGCCCAGCATCCCGCGCTTCCTGTGGGTGTTGATCGGCATCGGCGCGTTCACCGCCGCGCTCGGCGGCGGGGACCCGGTGCTGTCGCTCTTCGGACTCGACGTGGCCCTCGGTGGCCTGCTCACCTTCACCCGGATCACCTTCCTGGCGGTGGTGCTGCTGGCGCTGTCGATGATGGTGTCCTGGACCACCAACGTGGCCGATATCGCGCCGGCCATCGCCACCCTGGGCCGGCCGCTGCGGCTGCTGCGGATCCCGGTCGACGAGTGGGCGGTCACCACCGCGCTGACGCTGCGGTCCTTCCCGATGCTGCTCGACGAATTCCGGGTGCTGCTCGCGGCGCGCAAACTGCGTCCCCATCCGCAGTCGCTGACCCGCCGCAAACGCATTCGGCAGGCCTTCTTCGAGCTGACCGATCTGCTGGCGGCCGCCACCACCGCGGCGCTGCGCCGCGCCGACGAGATGGGCGACGCCATCACCGCCCGCGGCGGCGCCGGTCAGATCACCGCGAGCCACGCCGGGCCGGCTGCCCGCGACTGGATCGCGCTTTCGGTGGTCGCCGTGGTCTGCGTGGTCTCGGTGCTGCTCTTCTAA
- a CDS encoding ABC transporter substrate-binding protein yields MSRPRFSTMLAVATALVFTLLLVLAVGLGRNADPTGKTVLTLRLWDQQVAAAYRESLDAFTAANPDIEVRIVTVSYASYFDTLRTDVAGGGADDVFWLNSTNLAGYADNDRLLAVDPQPGWEQTVVDQFTRDGTLWGVPQLTDAGIAVYYNAELLAEAGVAPAELDGLRWGTPDDTLRPLLARLTRDTTGRPATDPSFDPGRTRVWGYNAANDLQAINLNFVGSAGGTYSEGDAFTFDNPAARGAFEYLVALINDDRVAPPASDTNDNGDFSRNQFLSGRMALFQSGTYNLANVADTARFPWGVALLPTGPAGRVSVTNGIVVAGNAATDHPAQVRRLLDWLGSSAGNAYLGAGGAAIPAVLAAQQGYFDYWERRGVDVSPFFDVLDGSYVQAPAGAGFAAGFAALKPYFDEMFLGRLPVGEALSQAQAAANSAANSGR; encoded by the coding sequence ATGAGCAGGCCGCGGTTCTCCACCATGCTCGCCGTCGCGACGGCGCTGGTGTTCACGCTGCTGCTGGTCCTCGCGGTCGGGTTGGGCCGCAACGCCGATCCGACCGGCAAGACCGTGCTGACGCTGCGGCTGTGGGACCAGCAGGTGGCCGCCGCCTACCGGGAGTCGTTGGACGCGTTCACCGCCGCCAACCCGGACATCGAGGTGCGGATCGTCACGGTGTCCTACGCCAGTTATTTCGACACGCTGCGCACCGATGTGGCCGGGGGCGGCGCCGACGATGTGTTCTGGCTCAACAGCACCAACCTGGCCGGCTACGCCGACAACGACAGGCTGCTGGCCGTCGATCCGCAGCCCGGGTGGGAGCAGACTGTCGTCGACCAGTTCACCCGCGACGGCACGCTGTGGGGTGTGCCGCAGCTGACCGACGCCGGGATCGCGGTGTACTACAACGCGGAGCTACTGGCCGAGGCCGGGGTGGCCCCGGCCGAGCTGGACGGATTGCGCTGGGGCACACCCGATGACACGCTGCGACCGCTGCTGGCCCGGCTGACCCGCGACACCACCGGCCGCCCGGCGACGGACCCGTCGTTCGATCCGGGGCGCACCCGGGTGTGGGGCTACAACGCCGCCAACGACCTGCAGGCGATCAACCTGAACTTCGTCGGCTCAGCCGGCGGCACGTATTCGGAGGGCGACGCGTTCACCTTCGACAACCCGGCGGCGCGTGGCGCGTTCGAGTACCTGGTCGCTCTGATCAACGACGACCGCGTCGCTCCGCCGGCCAGTGACACCAACGACAACGGCGACTTCTCCCGCAACCAGTTCCTGTCCGGCCGGATGGCGCTGTTCCAGTCCGGGACCTACAACCTGGCCAATGTTGCTGATACGGCCCGCTTCCCGTGGGGCGTGGCGCTGCTGCCCACCGGACCAGCCGGCCGAGTCAGCGTCACCAACGGAATCGTCGTCGCCGGCAACGCGGCCACCGACCACCCTGCGCAGGTGCGGCGGTTGCTGGACTGGTTGGGCAGCTCGGCGGGCAACGCCTATCTTGGCGCCGGCGGCGCGGCGATCCCGGCGGTGCTCGCTGCCCAGCAGGGCTATTTCGACTACTGGGAGCGACGCGGTGTCGACGTGAGCCCGTTCTTCGACGTGCTCGACGGCAGCTACGTCCAAGCCCCCGCCGGCGCGGGTTTCGCGGCCGGATTCGCCGCGCTCAAACCGTATTTCGACGAGATGTTCCTGGGCCGGCTGCCGGTCGGCGAGGCGCTGAGCCAGGCGCAGGCCGCGGCAAATTCCGCGGCAAACTCGGGTCGTTAG
- a CDS encoding carbohydrate ABC transporter permease, translating into MTSPRVLTVYLGLAASALIVLAPFGLGLLTSFTSAQQFATGAPLSWPDPPTLGNYADLGGAGFPRAIAVTALMTAVILLGQLISSVLAAYAFARLEFPGRDTLFWVYLATLMAPATVTVVPLYLMMAQAGMRNTFWALVLPFVFGSPYAIFLLRQHFRTIPADLERAARLDGANTLDVLVHVVLPASRPILVTLALITVVSQWNSFMWPLVITSGEKWRVLTVATAGLQSQYNAQWTLVMAATTVAIVPLLVLFVVFQRHITRSIVVTGLK; encoded by the coding sequence ATGACCTCACCTAGAGTTCTGACGGTTTACCTGGGGCTGGCCGCCTCGGCGTTGATCGTGCTGGCGCCGTTCGGATTGGGGTTGCTGACCTCGTTCACCTCGGCGCAGCAGTTCGCCACCGGCGCCCCGCTGTCGTGGCCCGACCCGCCGACGCTGGGCAACTATGCCGATCTGGGCGGCGCGGGCTTTCCCAGGGCCATCGCGGTCACCGCGCTGATGACGGCGGTGATCCTGCTGGGGCAGCTCATCTCGTCAGTGCTGGCGGCATATGCGTTCGCGCGGTTGGAGTTTCCGGGCCGCGACACCCTGTTCTGGGTGTACCTGGCCACCCTGATGGCGCCGGCCACCGTGACGGTGGTGCCGCTGTATCTGATGATGGCCCAGGCCGGGATGCGGAACACCTTCTGGGCGTTGGTGTTGCCGTTCGTGTTCGGCTCGCCGTACGCGATTTTCCTGCTGCGCCAGCACTTCCGGACCATTCCGGCCGACCTGGAGCGCGCGGCCCGGCTCGACGGCGCGAACACCCTCGATGTGCTGGTGCACGTGGTGCTGCCGGCCAGCCGGCCGATCCTGGTGACGCTGGCGCTGATCACCGTGGTCTCCCAGTGGAATTCGTTCATGTGGCCGCTGGTGATCACCAGCGGGGAGAAGTGGCGGGTGCTGACGGTCGCCACCGCCGGGCTGCAGTCGCAGTACAACGCGCAGTGGACGCTGGTGATGGCGGCCACCACCGTCGCGATTGTCCCGCTGCTGGTGTTGTTCGTAGTGTTCCAGCGCCACATCACCCGTTCGATCGTGGTGACGGGGCTGAAATGA
- a CDS encoding carbohydrate ABC transporter permease translates to MSRRRHDTALGYALLAPSLFGVLVFLLLPMLVVAWLSLRRWDLLGPIEYVGLDNWASVLTDPTFGNSLLVTVVFVALVVPVQIALGLLVAAMLARELPGSGFFRTVYVLPWICAPLAIAVLWRWILAPTDGAVSTLLGTRIEWLTDPGLALPVVSAVTVWANVGYVALFFLAGILAIPADVHNAARIDGATSWQRFRHITLPMLRPTMFFVAVTGVISAAQVFDTVYALTGGGPAHRTDLVAHRIYAEAFGSAAIGRAAVMALVLFVVLVAITVVQQVYFRNRISYDLT, encoded by the coding sequence ATGTCCCGTCGACGCCATGACACCGCGCTGGGCTACGCGCTGTTGGCGCCCAGCCTGTTCGGGGTGCTGGTGTTCCTGCTGCTGCCAATGCTGGTGGTGGCCTGGTTGAGCCTGCGTCGCTGGGATCTGCTCGGCCCGATCGAGTATGTCGGCCTGGACAATTGGGCGTCGGTGCTGACCGATCCGACGTTCGGCAACTCGCTGCTGGTCACCGTGGTCTTCGTCGCGCTGGTGGTGCCCGTTCAGATCGCGCTGGGCCTGTTGGTGGCGGCGATGCTGGCGCGGGAACTGCCCGGCAGTGGATTCTTCCGGACGGTGTACGTGCTGCCGTGGATCTGCGCGCCGCTGGCCATCGCGGTGTTGTGGCGCTGGATCCTGGCCCCCACCGACGGCGCGGTGTCCACGCTGCTGGGCACGCGCATCGAGTGGCTGACCGATCCGGGCCTGGCGCTGCCGGTGGTGTCGGCGGTGACGGTGTGGGCCAACGTCGGCTACGTCGCGCTGTTCTTTCTGGCCGGCATCCTGGCCATTCCCGCCGACGTGCACAACGCGGCCCGGATCGACGGCGCCACCTCCTGGCAGCGGTTCCGGCACATCACCCTGCCGATGCTGCGGCCGACGATGTTCTTCGTGGCGGTGACCGGGGTGATCAGCGCCGCCCAGGTTTTCGACACGGTGTACGCGCTGACCGGCGGTGGTCCGGCGCACCGCACCGACCTGGTCGCGCACCGCATCTACGCCGAGGCGTTCGGGTCGGCGGCGATCGGGCGGGCCGCGGTGATGGCGCTGGTGCTGTTCGTGGTGCTGGTCGCGATCACCGTCGTTCAGCAGGTCTACTTCCGCAACCGGATCAGCTATGACCTCACCTAG
- a CDS encoding TldD/PmbA family protein: MTVIDADFLALPRHELADAALSAARAAGASYADLRVHRITAEIVQLRDGELETAVITRELGLAVRVIVAGTWGFASHAALTPQVAADTARQAVEVATALADLNAEPIELADEPVYADAAWVSSYRIDPFEVPTADKIAVLGEYSGRLLAADGVDHVSAGMNAVKEQSFYADTFGSSITQQRVRVMPTLDAISVDPAAGGFESMRTLAPPMGRGWEALVDDTVWDWTAELAELPDLLAEKTKAPSVDAGPTDLVIDPTNLWLTIHESIGHATEYDRAIGYEAAYAGTSFATPDKLGVLQYGSPVMTVTADRTQEHGLATVGYDDEGVAAGSWDLVRDGLFVGYQLDRVFARRMGQARSNGCSYADSPHHVPIQRMANVSLAPADEDISTADLISRVADGLYIVGDKSWSIDMQRYNFQFTGQRFFRIRDGRLDGQVRDVAYQSTTTDFWNSMEAVGGASTWRLGGAFNCGKAQPGQVAAVSHGCPSALFRGVTVLNTKTEGAHS, encoded by the coding sequence GTGACCGTCATCGACGCCGACTTCCTGGCCCTGCCGCGCCACGAATTGGCCGACGCCGCGCTGTCGGCGGCGCGGGCAGCCGGCGCCAGCTACGCCGATCTGCGCGTGCACCGCATCACCGCCGAGATCGTGCAGTTGCGCGACGGCGAACTGGAGACCGCGGTGATCACCCGGGAGCTCGGGTTGGCGGTGCGGGTGATCGTCGCGGGGACCTGGGGTTTCGCCTCACACGCCGCGCTGACGCCGCAGGTCGCCGCCGACACCGCGCGCCAAGCGGTCGAGGTCGCCACCGCGCTGGCCGATCTGAACGCCGAACCGATCGAACTGGCCGACGAGCCGGTCTACGCCGACGCGGCCTGGGTGTCGAGCTACCGGATCGACCCCTTCGAGGTCCCCACCGCCGACAAGATCGCCGTGCTCGGCGAATACTCCGGGCGCCTGCTCGCCGCCGACGGCGTCGACCACGTCTCGGCCGGGATGAACGCGGTGAAAGAACAGTCCTTCTACGCCGACACGTTCGGCTCGTCGATCACCCAGCAGCGGGTCCGGGTGATGCCGACCCTGGACGCCATCTCCGTCGACCCGGCGGCCGGCGGTTTCGAGTCCATGCGCACCCTCGCGCCGCCGATGGGCCGGGGCTGGGAGGCGCTGGTCGACGACACGGTGTGGGACTGGACCGCGGAACTGGCGGAACTGCCGGACCTGCTCGCCGAGAAGACCAAGGCCCCCTCCGTCGACGCCGGGCCCACCGACCTGGTCATCGACCCCACCAACCTGTGGCTGACCATCCACGAGTCCATCGGCCACGCAACCGAATACGACCGGGCGATCGGCTACGAAGCGGCCTACGCCGGAACGTCGTTCGCGACGCCGGACAAACTCGGTGTGCTGCAATACGGTTCGCCGGTGATGACGGTCACCGCCGACCGCACGCAGGAGCACGGGCTGGCCACCGTCGGATACGACGACGAGGGGGTGGCCGCCGGGTCCTGGGATCTGGTGCGCGACGGCCTATTCGTCGGCTATCAACTCGACCGGGTGTTCGCCCGCCGGATGGGGCAGGCCCGATCCAACGGCTGCTCATACGCCGATTCGCCGCATCACGTGCCCATCCAGCGGATGGCCAATGTGTCGCTGGCCCCGGCCGACGAGGACATCAGCACCGCTGACCTGATCTCGCGCGTCGCCGACGGTCTGTACATCGTCGGGGACAAATCCTGGTCAATCGACATGCAGCGCTACAACTTTCAGTTCACCGGTCAGCGCTTCTTCCGAATCCGCGACGGCCGACTGGACGGCCAGGTCCGCGACGTCGCCTACCAATCGACCACCACCGACTTCTGGAACTCGATGGAAGCCGTCGGGGGTGCGTCCACCTGGCGGTTGGGTGGGGCGTTCAACTGCGGCAAGGCCCAGCCCGGCCAAGTCGCCGCGGTCAGCCACGGCTGCCCGTCGGCGCTGTTCCGCGGGGTGACCGTGCTGAACACCAAAACCGAAGGGGCGCACTCGTGA